The Anabaena sp. PCC 7108 region GCTTGATATTTTCAACGTCAAATTATGGTAGAGCGTAACAGCGATAAGAAATTACTTCACTTTTTGCATAATGAACTGGAACTTCCAAAAGCAAATATTGCTGTTGCTTTGCGACACCGTGAGTTAGATAAAGGACCAATACCGATGCTGCTTTGGCAATATGGTTTTATTGATTTAGAGCAGTTAGAAAAAATTTTTGATTGGTTAGCAGAACACGCGTAATTAATTAAAGATTAAAAATAAAAAAACCGAGGGAATTTTACAAGTATTCCGAATCCTGAACTCTTACAAATGAAGGTACTACTATGATTGCTACTTTAATTGCTGGACTGAGTATTTTATTCTTTATAGGAGCTACTAATAGCTATATTAGCTACTGGTTATTTGTACAGCATCCAAATCAGAGCAGAAAAAAATCTTCCTAAATTATACCAAGATTTTGTTTTCTGTCATACAGATGTGGCATGAGTTATTGAGCAATAATTAAAAGTCATAAACCCTGTTTAATAACTGGCGCTATTTTTAGTGTTTTCACTGAAATTTTAATGTTTATTTTATATTTATCAGTATTAGGAATTGTAGCGTTAAAGGGTGTTAGTAAAAACTCGGCTAGAGGAATATTTGAA contains the following coding sequences:
- a CDS encoding DUF2949 domain-containing protein, yielding MVERNSDKKLLHFLHNELELPKANIAVALRHRELDKGPIPMLLWQYGFIDLEQLEKIFDWLAEHA